A single region of the Eublepharis macularius isolate TG4126 chromosome 14, MPM_Emac_v1.0, whole genome shotgun sequence genome encodes:
- the FGFR1 gene encoding fibroblast growth factor receptor 1 isoform X3, whose protein sequence is MLTWKSLVLWAVLVTATLSIARPAQTLPEQDALPSAEDDDDDDDSSSEEKETDNSRLNQAIAPYWTYPEKMEKKLHAVPAAKTVKFKCPSSGTPTPTLRWLKNGKEFKPDHRIGGYKVRHATWSIIMDSVVPSDKGNYTCIVENKYGTINHTYQLDVVERSPHRPILQAGLPANKTVSLGSNVEFVCKVYSDPQPHIQWLKHIEINGSKIGPSSLPYVQVLKTAGVNTTDKEMEVLHLRNVSFEDAGQYTCLAGNSIGISHHSAWLTVLEDIDDKPAMMTSPLYLEIIIYCTGGFLICCMIVTVILYKMKSTTKKTDFNSQLAVHKLAKSIPLRRQVSADSSSSMNSGVMLVRPSRLSSSGTPMLAGVSEYELPEDPRWELPRDRLILGKPLGEGCFGQVVLAEAIGLDKDKPNRVTKVAVKMLKSDATEKDLSDLISEMEMMKMIGKHKNIINLLGACTQDGPLYVIVEYASKGNLREYLQARRPPGMEYCYNPTHLPEEQLSFKDLVSCAYQVARGMEYLASKKCIHRDLAARNVLVTEDSVMKIADFGLARDIHHIDYYKKTTNGRLPVKWMAPEALFDRIYTHQSDVWSFGVLLWEIFTLGGSPYPGVPVEELFKLLKEGHRMDKPSNCTNELYMMMRDCWHAVPSQRPTFKQLVEDLDRIVAMTSNQEYLDLSMPLDQYSPSFPDTRSSTCSSGEDSVFSHDPLPDEPCLPKHPPQLANGGLKRR, encoded by the exons ATGCTCTTCCTTCTGCCGaagatgatgacgacgatgacgattcctcctcagaggagaaggagacagataaCTCCAGACTAAACC AAGCCATAGCTCCCTACTGGACATACCccgaaaaaatggagaagaaacttCATGCTGTTCCTGCTGCTAAGACAGTGAAATTTAAGTGCCCGTCCAGTGGGACACCCACTCCTACACTGCGCTGGCTGAAGAATGGCAAGGAATTCAAACCTGATCATCGCATAGGCGGATACAAG GTCCGCCATGCAACCTGGAGTATTATCATGGACTCGGTGGTGCCATCGGATAAAGGCAACTACACCTGCATTGTGGAAAACAAATACGGGACCATTAACCACACCTATCAGCTTGATGTAGTTG AGAGATCTCCGCATCGCCCTATCCTACAAGCAGGGCTTCCAGCTAACAAGACTGTCTCCTTGGGTAGCAATGTAGAATTTGTTTGCAAAGTCTACAGTGACCCTCAACCCCATATCCAGTGGTTGaagcacattgaaatcaatggaagcaAAATTGGGCCAAGTAGCTTGCCTTATGTGCAGGTTTTGAAG acTGCTGGTGTTAACACAACAGACAAAGAAATGGAAGTCCTTCACTTAAGGAATGTCTCGTTTGAGGATGCAGGGCAGTATACATGTTTGGCGGGTAATTCTATTGGGATCTCCCACCACTCTGCATGGTTGACGGTTCTGGAAG ATATTGACGACAAGCCTGCTATGATGACCTCCCCTCTCTACCTGGAGATCATAATTTACTGCACAGGGGGCTTCCTCATCTGCTGCATGATTGTAACCGTTATCCTATACAAGATGAAGAGCACCACAAAGAAGACGGACTTCAACAGCCAGCTGGCCGTGCATAAGCTGGCAAAGAGCATCCCCCTGCGCAGACAG GTGTCGGCTGACTCAAGCTCCTCCATGAACTCTGGAGTGATGCTTGTGCGTCCCTCACGGCTTTCCTCCAGTGGGACCCCAATGCTCGCGGGTGTCTCTGAGTATGAGCTGCCAGAAGACCCTCGCTGGGAGCTGCCCAGAGACAG GCTGATCCTGGGCAAGCCACTGGGAGAAGGCTGCTTTGGACAGGTTGTGCTCGCTGAGGCAATAGGTCTTGACAAGGACAAACCAAACCGTGTGACTAAAGTGGCGGTGAAGATGCTGAAGT ctgaCGCCACTGAAAAGGATCTGTCTGACTTGATCTCTGAAATGGAGATGATGAAGATGATTGGCAAGCACAAGAATATCATTAACCTCCTTGGAGCTTGCACTCAGGATG GCCCGCTCTACGTGATAGTGGAGTATGCGTCCAAAGGGAACCTGAGGGAATACTTGCAGGCTCGGCGGCCCCCAGGCATGGAATACTGCTACAACCCTACCCATCTCCCAGAGGAGCAGCTCTCCTTCAAAGACTTGGTCTCCTGTGCATATCAAGTCGCCAGGGGCATGGAATATCTTGCATCCAAAAAG TGCATCCACCGAGATCTGGCTGCCAGGAACGTGCTGGTGACCGAAGACAGTGTGATGAAGATTGCTGATTTCGGCCTGGCTCGAGACATTCATCACATAGATTACTACAAGAAGACAACAAAT GGTCGCTTGCCGGTCAAGTGGATGGCCCCTGAGGCTTTGTTTGATAGGATATACACCCATCAGAGTGATGT GTGGTCTTTTGGCGTTCTGTTGTGGGAGATCTTCACACTGGGTGGATCACCGTACCCTGGTGTGCCAGTGGAAGAGCTCTTCAAGCTGCTGAAAGAGGGGCATCGGATGGACAAGCCAAGCAATTGCACCAATGAACT GTACATGATGATGCGAGATTGCTGGCATGCTGTTCCTTCCCAGAGGCCCACCTTTAAGCAGCTGGTAGAAGATTTAGATAGGATTGTGGCCATGACCTCTAACCAG GAATACCTGGATCTCTCCATGCCACTGGACCAGTATTCTCCCAGTTTTCCAGACACCCGCAGCTCAACCTGCTCTTCAGGAGAGGACTCTGTATTTTCCCATGACCCCCTCCCAGATGAACCTTGTCTCCCCAAACACCCACCTCAGCTTGCCAATGGCGGACTCAAAAGGCGCTGA
- the FGFR1 gene encoding fibroblast growth factor receptor 1 isoform X1, translating into MLTWKSLVLWAVLVTATLSIARPAQTLPEQVLPKASIEVESYSAHPGDLLQLRCRLRDDVQSINWVRDGVQLSENNRTRITGEEVEVRDAVPEDSGLYACMTNSPSGSETTYFSVNVSDALPSAEDDDDDDDSSSEEKETDNSRLNQAIAPYWTYPEKMEKKLHAVPAAKTVKFKCPSSGTPTPTLRWLKNGKEFKPDHRIGGYKVRHATWSIIMDSVVPSDKGNYTCIVENKYGTINHTYQLDVVERSPHRPILQAGLPANKTVSLGSNVEFVCKVYSDPQPHIQWLKHIEINGSKIGPSSLPYVQVLKHSGINSSDAEVLTLYNVTEAESGEYVCKVSNYIGEANQSAWLTVTRPMAADIDDKPAMMTSPLYLEIIIYCTGGFLICCMIVTVILYKMKSTTKKTDFNSQLAVHKLAKSIPLRRQVSADSSSSMNSGVMLVRPSRLSSSGTPMLAGVSEYELPEDPRWELPRDRLILGKPLGEGCFGQVVLAEAIGLDKDKPNRVTKVAVKMLKSDATEKDLSDLISEMEMMKMIGKHKNIINLLGACTQDGPLYVIVEYASKGNLREYLQARRPPGMEYCYNPTHLPEEQLSFKDLVSCAYQVARGMEYLASKKCIHRDLAARNVLVTEDSVMKIADFGLARDIHHIDYYKKTTNGRLPVKWMAPEALFDRIYTHQSDVWSFGVLLWEIFTLGGSPYPGVPVEELFKLLKEGHRMDKPSNCTNELYMMMRDCWHAVPSQRPTFKQLVEDLDRIVAMTSNQEYLDLSMPLDQYSPSFPDTRSSTCSSGEDSVFSHDPLPDEPCLPKHPPQLANGGLKRR; encoded by the exons TTCTGCCCAAAGCAAGCATTGAAGTGGAGTCTTACTCAGCTCACCCTGGTGACCTCCTCCAGTTGCGCTGCCGGCTACGTGATGATGTTCAGAGTATCAACTGGGTACGAGATGGGGTCCAGCTGTCAGAAAACAACCGGACGCGCATCACAGGGGAGGAGGTAGAGGTCAGGGACGCCGTGCCTGAGGACTCAGGGCTGTATGCCTGCATGACCAACAGTCCCTCGGGAAGCGAAACCACCTACTTCTCCGTGAATGTCTCAG ATGCTCTTCCTTCTGCCGaagatgatgacgacgatgacgattcctcctcagaggagaaggagacagataaCTCCAGACTAAACC AAGCCATAGCTCCCTACTGGACATACCccgaaaaaatggagaagaaacttCATGCTGTTCCTGCTGCTAAGACAGTGAAATTTAAGTGCCCGTCCAGTGGGACACCCACTCCTACACTGCGCTGGCTGAAGAATGGCAAGGAATTCAAACCTGATCATCGCATAGGCGGATACAAG GTCCGCCATGCAACCTGGAGTATTATCATGGACTCGGTGGTGCCATCGGATAAAGGCAACTACACCTGCATTGTGGAAAACAAATACGGGACCATTAACCACACCTATCAGCTTGATGTAGTTG AGAGATCTCCGCATCGCCCTATCCTACAAGCAGGGCTTCCAGCTAACAAGACTGTCTCCTTGGGTAGCAATGTAGAATTTGTTTGCAAAGTCTACAGTGACCCTCAACCCCATATCCAGTGGTTGaagcacattgaaatcaatggaagcaAAATTGGGCCAAGTAGCTTGCCTTATGTGCAGGTTTTGAAG CATTCGGGAATTAATAGCTCTGATGCGGAGGTGCTGACCCTGTATAATGTGACAGAGGCTGAAAGCGGGGAGTATGTTTGTAAGGTTTCCAATTATATTGGTGAGGCTAACCAGTCTGCGTGGCTCACCGTCACCAGACCCATGGCTGCAG ATATTGACGACAAGCCTGCTATGATGACCTCCCCTCTCTACCTGGAGATCATAATTTACTGCACAGGGGGCTTCCTCATCTGCTGCATGATTGTAACCGTTATCCTATACAAGATGAAGAGCACCACAAAGAAGACGGACTTCAACAGCCAGCTGGCCGTGCATAAGCTGGCAAAGAGCATCCCCCTGCGCAGACAG GTGTCGGCTGACTCAAGCTCCTCCATGAACTCTGGAGTGATGCTTGTGCGTCCCTCACGGCTTTCCTCCAGTGGGACCCCAATGCTCGCGGGTGTCTCTGAGTATGAGCTGCCAGAAGACCCTCGCTGGGAGCTGCCCAGAGACAG GCTGATCCTGGGCAAGCCACTGGGAGAAGGCTGCTTTGGACAGGTTGTGCTCGCTGAGGCAATAGGTCTTGACAAGGACAAACCAAACCGTGTGACTAAAGTGGCGGTGAAGATGCTGAAGT ctgaCGCCACTGAAAAGGATCTGTCTGACTTGATCTCTGAAATGGAGATGATGAAGATGATTGGCAAGCACAAGAATATCATTAACCTCCTTGGAGCTTGCACTCAGGATG GCCCGCTCTACGTGATAGTGGAGTATGCGTCCAAAGGGAACCTGAGGGAATACTTGCAGGCTCGGCGGCCCCCAGGCATGGAATACTGCTACAACCCTACCCATCTCCCAGAGGAGCAGCTCTCCTTCAAAGACTTGGTCTCCTGTGCATATCAAGTCGCCAGGGGCATGGAATATCTTGCATCCAAAAAG TGCATCCACCGAGATCTGGCTGCCAGGAACGTGCTGGTGACCGAAGACAGTGTGATGAAGATTGCTGATTTCGGCCTGGCTCGAGACATTCATCACATAGATTACTACAAGAAGACAACAAAT GGTCGCTTGCCGGTCAAGTGGATGGCCCCTGAGGCTTTGTTTGATAGGATATACACCCATCAGAGTGATGT GTGGTCTTTTGGCGTTCTGTTGTGGGAGATCTTCACACTGGGTGGATCACCGTACCCTGGTGTGCCAGTGGAAGAGCTCTTCAAGCTGCTGAAAGAGGGGCATCGGATGGACAAGCCAAGCAATTGCACCAATGAACT GTACATGATGATGCGAGATTGCTGGCATGCTGTTCCTTCCCAGAGGCCCACCTTTAAGCAGCTGGTAGAAGATTTAGATAGGATTGTGGCCATGACCTCTAACCAG GAATACCTGGATCTCTCCATGCCACTGGACCAGTATTCTCCCAGTTTTCCAGACACCCGCAGCTCAACCTGCTCTTCAGGAGAGGACTCTGTATTTTCCCATGACCCCCTCCCAGATGAACCTTGTCTCCCCAAACACCCACCTCAGCTTGCCAATGGCGGACTCAAAAGGCGCTGA
- the FGFR1 gene encoding fibroblast growth factor receptor 1 isoform X2 gives MLTWKSLVLWAVLVTATLSIARPAQTLPEQVLPKASIEVESYSAHPGDLLQLRCRLRDDVQSINWVRDGVQLSENNRTRITGEEVEVRDAVPEDSGLYACMTNSPSGSETTYFSVNVSDALPSAEDDDDDDDSSSEEKETDNSRLNQAIAPYWTYPEKMEKKLHAVPAAKTVKFKCPSSGTPTPTLRWLKNGKEFKPDHRIGGYKVRHATWSIIMDSVVPSDKGNYTCIVENKYGTINHTYQLDVVERSPHRPILQAGLPANKTVSLGSNVEFVCKVYSDPQPHIQWLKHIEINGSKIGPSSLPYVQVLKTAGVNTTDKEMEVLHLRNVSFEDAGQYTCLAGNSIGISHHSAWLTVLEDIDDKPAMMTSPLYLEIIIYCTGGFLICCMIVTVILYKMKSTTKKTDFNSQLAVHKLAKSIPLRRQVSADSSSSMNSGVMLVRPSRLSSSGTPMLAGVSEYELPEDPRWELPRDRLILGKPLGEGCFGQVVLAEAIGLDKDKPNRVTKVAVKMLKSDATEKDLSDLISEMEMMKMIGKHKNIINLLGACTQDGPLYVIVEYASKGNLREYLQARRPPGMEYCYNPTHLPEEQLSFKDLVSCAYQVARGMEYLASKKCIHRDLAARNVLVTEDSVMKIADFGLARDIHHIDYYKKTTNGRLPVKWMAPEALFDRIYTHQSDVWSFGVLLWEIFTLGGSPYPGVPVEELFKLLKEGHRMDKPSNCTNELYMMMRDCWHAVPSQRPTFKQLVEDLDRIVAMTSNQEYLDLSMPLDQYSPSFPDTRSSTCSSGEDSVFSHDPLPDEPCLPKHPPQLANGGLKRR, from the exons TTCTGCCCAAAGCAAGCATTGAAGTGGAGTCTTACTCAGCTCACCCTGGTGACCTCCTCCAGTTGCGCTGCCGGCTACGTGATGATGTTCAGAGTATCAACTGGGTACGAGATGGGGTCCAGCTGTCAGAAAACAACCGGACGCGCATCACAGGGGAGGAGGTAGAGGTCAGGGACGCCGTGCCTGAGGACTCAGGGCTGTATGCCTGCATGACCAACAGTCCCTCGGGAAGCGAAACCACCTACTTCTCCGTGAATGTCTCAG ATGCTCTTCCTTCTGCCGaagatgatgacgacgatgacgattcctcctcagaggagaaggagacagataaCTCCAGACTAAACC AAGCCATAGCTCCCTACTGGACATACCccgaaaaaatggagaagaaacttCATGCTGTTCCTGCTGCTAAGACAGTGAAATTTAAGTGCCCGTCCAGTGGGACACCCACTCCTACACTGCGCTGGCTGAAGAATGGCAAGGAATTCAAACCTGATCATCGCATAGGCGGATACAAG GTCCGCCATGCAACCTGGAGTATTATCATGGACTCGGTGGTGCCATCGGATAAAGGCAACTACACCTGCATTGTGGAAAACAAATACGGGACCATTAACCACACCTATCAGCTTGATGTAGTTG AGAGATCTCCGCATCGCCCTATCCTACAAGCAGGGCTTCCAGCTAACAAGACTGTCTCCTTGGGTAGCAATGTAGAATTTGTTTGCAAAGTCTACAGTGACCCTCAACCCCATATCCAGTGGTTGaagcacattgaaatcaatggaagcaAAATTGGGCCAAGTAGCTTGCCTTATGTGCAGGTTTTGAAG acTGCTGGTGTTAACACAACAGACAAAGAAATGGAAGTCCTTCACTTAAGGAATGTCTCGTTTGAGGATGCAGGGCAGTATACATGTTTGGCGGGTAATTCTATTGGGATCTCCCACCACTCTGCATGGTTGACGGTTCTGGAAG ATATTGACGACAAGCCTGCTATGATGACCTCCCCTCTCTACCTGGAGATCATAATTTACTGCACAGGGGGCTTCCTCATCTGCTGCATGATTGTAACCGTTATCCTATACAAGATGAAGAGCACCACAAAGAAGACGGACTTCAACAGCCAGCTGGCCGTGCATAAGCTGGCAAAGAGCATCCCCCTGCGCAGACAG GTGTCGGCTGACTCAAGCTCCTCCATGAACTCTGGAGTGATGCTTGTGCGTCCCTCACGGCTTTCCTCCAGTGGGACCCCAATGCTCGCGGGTGTCTCTGAGTATGAGCTGCCAGAAGACCCTCGCTGGGAGCTGCCCAGAGACAG GCTGATCCTGGGCAAGCCACTGGGAGAAGGCTGCTTTGGACAGGTTGTGCTCGCTGAGGCAATAGGTCTTGACAAGGACAAACCAAACCGTGTGACTAAAGTGGCGGTGAAGATGCTGAAGT ctgaCGCCACTGAAAAGGATCTGTCTGACTTGATCTCTGAAATGGAGATGATGAAGATGATTGGCAAGCACAAGAATATCATTAACCTCCTTGGAGCTTGCACTCAGGATG GCCCGCTCTACGTGATAGTGGAGTATGCGTCCAAAGGGAACCTGAGGGAATACTTGCAGGCTCGGCGGCCCCCAGGCATGGAATACTGCTACAACCCTACCCATCTCCCAGAGGAGCAGCTCTCCTTCAAAGACTTGGTCTCCTGTGCATATCAAGTCGCCAGGGGCATGGAATATCTTGCATCCAAAAAG TGCATCCACCGAGATCTGGCTGCCAGGAACGTGCTGGTGACCGAAGACAGTGTGATGAAGATTGCTGATTTCGGCCTGGCTCGAGACATTCATCACATAGATTACTACAAGAAGACAACAAAT GGTCGCTTGCCGGTCAAGTGGATGGCCCCTGAGGCTTTGTTTGATAGGATATACACCCATCAGAGTGATGT GTGGTCTTTTGGCGTTCTGTTGTGGGAGATCTTCACACTGGGTGGATCACCGTACCCTGGTGTGCCAGTGGAAGAGCTCTTCAAGCTGCTGAAAGAGGGGCATCGGATGGACAAGCCAAGCAATTGCACCAATGAACT GTACATGATGATGCGAGATTGCTGGCATGCTGTTCCTTCCCAGAGGCCCACCTTTAAGCAGCTGGTAGAAGATTTAGATAGGATTGTGGCCATGACCTCTAACCAG GAATACCTGGATCTCTCCATGCCACTGGACCAGTATTCTCCCAGTTTTCCAGACACCCGCAGCTCAACCTGCTCTTCAGGAGAGGACTCTGTATTTTCCCATGACCCCCTCCCAGATGAACCTTGTCTCCCCAAACACCCACCTCAGCTTGCCAATGGCGGACTCAAAAGGCGCTGA